A DNA window from Aspergillus nidulans FGSC A4 chromosome I contains the following coding sequences:
- a CDS encoding protein vps45 (transcript_id=CADANIAT00007303) translates to MDVVAAVSGYISKMVTAGDPSAGGSSTAKMKILLLDSETVPIVSTAITQSALLNHEVYLIDRLDNNARERMRHLRCLCFVRPSATSIQLLIDELREPKYGEYYIYLSNIIRKSSLERLAEADVHEVVRVVQEHFADFLVINPDLCSLNLGYPNQRLWANSPDVWNADALQRSTEGVIATLLSLKKNPLIRYEKNSLLAKKLATEVRYQITQEEQLFNFRKTDTPPILLILDRRDDPITPLLTQWTYQAMVHELIGIQNGRVDLRDVPEIRPELREIVLSQDQDPFFKKNMFQNFGDLGQNIKEYVEQYQVKTKNTMNIESIADMKRFVEDYPEFRKLSGNVSKHVTLVGELSRRVGEENLLDVSELEQSLACNDNHNSDLKTLQRIIQLPTVPPENKLRLVALYAIRYEKQPSNALPVLLDLLVTAGGVPSHRVNIIPKLLAYHHSLQAPPIAGGFSDLFESTSLFSGARDRFKGLKGVENVYTQHSPRLEATLQNLIKGKLKELQYPFLEGGGHVRDKPQDIIIFMVGGTTYEEAKMITQVNASSPGIRVVLASTSVHNSKSFLEEVDDAVSGWPESEPSTAAGRLRRNIGR, encoded by the exons ATGGACGTCGTCGCTGCGGTGTCCGGGTACATCTCAAAGATGGTTACCGCGGGTGATCCATCGGCGGGTGGCTCCTCCACAGCCAAAATGAAGATACTACTCCTTGACAGTGAGACA GTACCAATCGTCTCGACTGCGATTACTCAATCCGCCCTGCTGAACCATGAAGTATACCTGATCGATCGACTGGACAACAATGCCCGAGAGAGAATGAGACATCTACGGTGTCTTTGCTTCGTCCGACCCTCTGCAACGTCCATTCAGCTCCTAATAGATGAACTGCGCGAACCTAAGTACGGCGAATACTATATCTACCTAAGCAACATCATCCGTAAATCTTCCCTCGAGCGTCTGGCAGAAGCGGATGTCCACGAAGTGGTGCGGGTCGTCCAGGAACATTTCGCGGACTTTCTCGTGATCAACCCGGACCTTTGCTCCTTAAATCTAGGTTATCCGAACCAGCGGCTCTGGGCCAACTCGCCAGATGTATGGAATGCGGATGCGCTACAAAGAAGCACGGAGGGTGTGATTGCAACGCTGCTTTCTCTAAAAAAGAACCCGCTCATTCGTTACGAGAAAAATAGTTTATTGGCGAAAAAGTTAGCTACAGAGGTTCGCTATCAAATTACACAGGAGGAGCAACTCTTCAACTTCCGCAAGACCGATACCCCTCCGATTCTACTTATCCTTGATCGCCGCGATGATCCTATAACCCCCCTTCTTACACAATGGACATATCAAGCGATGGTGCATGAGTTAATAGGCATCCAAAATGGGCGGGTCGACCTTCGAGACGTGCCAGAAATCCGGCCCGAGTTACGGGAAATTGTTCTTTCGCAGGACCAAGACCCTTTCTTTAAGAAAAATATGTTTCAGAACTTTGGAGATCTTGGGCAAAATATCAAAGAATACGTGGAGCAGTATCAGGTGAAGACTAAGAACACTATGAACATCGAGTCTATTGCCGATATGAAGCGTTTCGTTGAAGACTATCCCGAATTCCGAAAACTTTCAGGCAATGTGAGCAAACACGTCACACTGGTCGGGGAACTCAGTCGGCGAGTGGGTGAGGAAAACCTTCTCGATGTGAGTGAGTTGGAACAAAGTCTGGCTTGCAATGACAACCACAATAGCGACCTAAAG ACTCTGCAAAGGATCATTCAATTACCTACAGTGCCCCCTGAGAATAAATTGCGACTAGTGGCTTTATATGCTATCAGATATGAGAAACAACCGTCCAATGCCCTTCCGgtccttcttgatcttcttgtgACGGCCGGGGGTGTTCCTTCTCACCGAGTCAACATTATACCAAAATTACTGGCCTACCACCactctctccaagctccGCCAATTGCCGGCGGATTCTCTGACCTCTTTGAGTCCACATCGTTGTTTTCTGGTGCTCGCGACAGATTCAAAGGCTTAAAAGGCGTCGAGAATGTCTATACCCAGCATTCGCCGCGCTTGGAAGCGACCCTCCAAAATCTGATCAAAGGCAAACTCAAAGAGCTTCAATACCCCTTCCTCGAAGGTGGCGGTCATGTTCGGGACAAGCCACAGGATATTATCATTTTCATGGTTGGCGGAACAACATACGAGGAGGCAAAGATGATAACTCAGGTCAACGCCAGCTCACCTGGTATACGGGTAGTTTTAGCCAGCACGTCTGTCCACAACAGTAAGAGTTTCCTTGAAGAGGTCGATGATGCTGTGAGCGGATGGCCTGAGAGTGAACCCTCCACCGCCGCTGGACGGCTTCGGAGGAATATTGGGCGATAG
- a CDS encoding CAAX prenyl protease (transcript_id=CADANIAT00007300), with the protein MAPVSGLLTRLKALYSKQDDEPAISVQAAAGISVCLTLIYVLPFYVSPSMRPSATLSRDAPSVIRARIRAVTLSCLICSVAVLWVIVAKDDSSFTHALKLMGWWPISFTDIFRSLLLTAILFTGPLFERGVAEGEWREWFKRDRISETLGGWIGWRNYIAVRLSLVQLAHLIDGAIQGPITEEVMFRSAIIPLHLLARISPGHIVWVAPLYFGVAHVHHFYEFRLTHPDTSVIAAVLRSVFQFAYTTVFGWYATFVYLRTGSLFAVILIHMFCNWCGLPRLWGRVEAAVPIRPTFNRGKEDSDKSLEYSYGHLGIGWTVAYYALLVGGATSFGYSLWSLTESLHALAEFTSS; encoded by the exons ATGGCCCCAGTTAGCGGCCTCCTCACTCGTCTAAAAGCTCTGTACTCAAAACAAGACG ATGAGCCGGCTATTTCGGTCCAGGCAGCCGCTGGCATTTCG GTCTGTTTGACCCTGATTTACGTGCTCCCGTTCTATGTCTCGCCGTCTATGCGGCCGTCCGCTACTCTGAGTCGCGATGCTCCATCTGTGATCAGAGCTAGGATTCGGGCTGTAACGCTGTCATGTCTCATCTGCAGCGTGGCTGTACTCTGGGTAATTGTTGCCAAAGACGACTCGTCCTTCACCCATGCCCTCAAGCTCATGGGATGGTGGCCCATTAGCTTTACGGACATCTTCCGTAGCTTGCTCTTGACTGCCATTCTATTTACTGGGCCTCTTTTCGAGCGTGGAGTTGCCGAGGGCGAATGGAGGGAATGGTTTAAGAGAGATCGAATCTCTGAAACGTTAGGTGGTTGGATTGGGTGGCGAAACTATATCGCGGTAAGACTGTCGCTAGTCCAACTAGCACATTTGATTGACGGTGCGATTCAGGGTCCCATCACAGAGGAGGTCATGTTCAGATCGGCAATAATACCTCTCCACCTACTCGCCAGAATCAGTCCAGGACATATTGTTTGGGTGGCCCCCTTGTACTTCGGAGTCGCTCATGTGCATCATTTCTATGAGTTCCGATTGACGCATCCGGATACTTCGGTTATCGCAGCCGTGCTTCGCTCCGTTTTTCAGTTCGCGTATACAACAGTTTTTGGCTGGTACGCCACTTTTGTCTATCTGCGAACGGGATCTCTCTTCGCCGTCATCCTGATTCACATGTTCTGCAACTGGTGTGGACTTCCTCGCCTGTGGGGAAGGGTCGAGGCTGCAGTTCCAATAAGGCCTACTTTCAatagaggaaaagaggattcTGACAAAAGCCTAGAATACTCTTATGGCCACCTTGGTATCGGGTGGACCGTCGCGTATTATGCGCTCCTCGTTGGAGGGGCTACTAGTTTTGGATACTCGTTATGGTCGTTGACAGAGTCTCTGCATGCTTTGGCAGAGTTTACAAGTTCCTGA
- a CDS encoding lysophospholipid acyltransferase (transcript_id=CADANIAT00007302), with translation MPWIGFIFLMGHMSINHISRQILNDPQVVDITGAQMVLVMKLSAFCWNVHDGRLPQNQLSDPQKYAAITTFPSILDYAGYVLFFPGLFGGPAFDYVAYRRWIDTTLFEVPPGTDPSKVPPTRKKRKIPRSGTPAAKKAVIGLVWVVVFLQMSSIYNKEALLEPSFRDYSFLRRVWIVHALGFTTRAKYYGVWSLTEGACILSGMGYNGFDPKTGKVFWNRLQNIDPWKLETAQNSHAYLGNWNKNTNHWLRNYVYLRVTPKGKKPGFRASMATFTTSAFWHGFYPGYYFSFVLGSFVQTVAKNFRRYVRPFFLSTDGTTPGPYKRYYDVVSWLVTQAVMSFVVLPFIYLSFSDSIHVWGSVYYYGIIAVAASLAFFSSPAKGFLIKKLKSRADRPKAVRSPSTESIQEPTLGLPDDAIKEFDDVVQEIRSEIESRRRKGSVVTMPTGEELKAAIENKIGRTLG, from the exons ATGCCTTGGATTGGCTTCATATTTCTCATGGGCCATATGTCAATCAACCATATCAGTCGCCAAATCCTGAACGATCCGCAGGTTGTGGATATCACAGGGGCCCAGATGGTCCTTGTGATGAAGCTCTCTGCTTTCTGTTGGAACGTGCATGATGGCCGGTTGCCTCAAAACCAGCTGTCCGATCCACAGAAATATGCTGCGATAACCACATTTCCTTCGATTCTGGACTACGCCGGCTACGTGCTATTCTTCCCGGGCCTTTTTGGCGGTCCTGCGTTTGACTATGTTGCCTACCGTCGATGGATTGACACCACACTTTTTGAAGTACCCCCAGGCACTGACCCGTCCAAAGTGCCACCAACCCGAAAGAAGCGAAAAATTCCACGGAGTGGAACTCCTGCTGCCAAGAAGGCAGTGATAGGTCTGGTATGGGTTGTGGTTTTTCTTCAAATGAGCTCGATTTACAACAAAGAGGCTTTATTGGAACCCAGTTTCCGGGACTATTCCTTCCTTCGACGAGTCTGGATTGTGCACGCGCTGGGATTCACCACCCGCGCCAAATATTATGGCGTGTGGTCACTCACCGAAGGCGCATGTATCTTGTCGGGAATGGGATATAACGGCTTTGATCCCAAGACGGGTAAAGTATTTTGGAACAGACTGCAAAACATTGATCCCTGGAAGCTCGAAACTGCCCAAAACTCCCACGCTTACTTGGGAAACTGGAATAAGAACACCAATCACTGGCTGCGGAATTATGTCTACTTGCGCGTCACTCCCAAAGGAAAGAAACCAGGGTTCCGCGCCAGCATGGCTACATTTACAACTAGTGCCTTCTGGCACGGCTTTTATCCTGGGTATTACTTCTCATTTGTTCTAGGCTCCTTCGTCCAAACTGTGGCCAAGA ACTTCCGGCGTTATGTTCGTCCCTTCTTTCTGTCTACGGATGGAACCACACCTGGACCTTACAAGCGTTATTATGACGTCGTTAGTTGGCTCGTAACCCAGGCAGTCATGTCTTTCGTTGTCCTACCATTCATTTACCTATCATTTTCCGATTCCATCCACGTTTGGGGAAGCGTCTATTACTACGGTATCATCGCCGTTGCTGCCTctcttgctttcttctcttcgccagcaAAGGGCTTCCTCATCAAGAAATTGAAGTCCCGCGCTGATCGCCCCAAGGCCGTGCGATCACCAAGCACAGAAAGCATTCAGGAACCAACACTTGGTCTTCCTGACGATGCAATCAAGGAATTTGATGATGTAGTGCAGGAAATCCGATCTGAAATCGAGTCCAGACGCAGAAAGGGCAGCGTGGTCACAATGCCTACAGGCGAAGAACTCAAGGCTGCCATCGAGAACAAAATTGGCCGTACGCTAGGATAA
- a CDS encoding putative serine-rich protein (transcript_id=CADANIAT00007301) yields MRSGNPSPQRRALHERTPSQTNECSPPVSVRAVSDRHPEQEERDVYSTTPYPTKPEQILPPRPGKGHEFVPDSRFHIEEGPSTSTEAYSTDISGIADSSLINPSIVDWDISSTFDAGNTPPQLWEDDPSSSKTSFPDSELLDHERTGARQIDASSAAYSDEEPTLPQSAPTIKAVPPDSVSRQPSGSVVVSSSNTSPNIIPIGPPSSPNYVSLDTSSLNFVRIGASSNPDSGSRSNSVSSLNSLGTVIRYADAAPWTHGSSSELGPSRSQSFRSSPPHQVSSRESNSTRPSVRARSHSRSVTSSSGSAPRSDIRQAVVDSGMFIQYPIIRVPSSTGSRIESTSNSAGSEDNMHEPTVDYSSDRFRSHLSTVTSRWSAEENSGFVSPSNSNSRAVSQELSLPPAALTRQRLTSSSVWMVNESEDDEFLDSVASLPPRPTNPGVPNSQSSSSRSSSVRSNQRPGTSSSFISSALPTWAKFYYTVAEDAGNSTLALVEESSSRPAPARPPTSNSSYIQRIASVVTRARTSTNESRGSVNQQPIADLRDPRSHWAKDSEVSVSRTTSTLHRLRHSWSPHLFPDRRVVAPKTSIWRAPSLDSRTEPILGRRNIQVWSFCLGFICPLTWLIASFLPLPRKPEMIMEENQGPDLEATLKMRLYDLERRRYLNARWWRNLNRWMNPLGLVIIAIVEQQ; encoded by the exons ATGCGTTCAGGCAATCCCTCTCCCCAAAGGAGAGCGCTTCATGAACGCACGCCATCCCAAACGAACGAGTGCTCTCCGCCAGTATCCGTGCGAGCTGTCAGTGATAGACACCCCGAGCAGGAGGAACGTGATGTTTATTCAACGACTCCGTACCCGACCAAGCCGGAGCAAATCCTTCCTCCACGACCCGGGAAAGGCCATGAATTCGTTCCGGACTCCCGCTTTCATATCGAGGAAGGACCAAGTACATCCACCGAGGCATACTCTACGGATATCAGCGGTATCGCCGACAGCAGCCTGATCAATCCCTCAATCGTTGATTGGGACATCTCCTCGACTTTCGACGCCGGAAACACGCCGCCACAATTGTGGGAGGATGATCCCAGCTCAAGCAAaacttccttcccagattCGGAGCTGCTTGATCACGAACGAACCGGCGCCCGGCAGATCGATGCCTCAAGTGCCGCGTATTCAGATGAGGAACCGACTCTTCCTCAAAGCGCGCCAACGATTAAGGCTGTTCCTCCCGATTCCGTTTCTCGCCAACCTTCTGGCTCGGTCGTTGTCTCGTCTAGTAATACAAGCCCGAATATTATCCCCATAGGACCGCCCTCCAGCCCCAACTACGTCTCCCTGGACACTTCGAGCCTCAATTTTGTCCGCATTGGAGCCTCTTCTAATCCGGATTCTGGCTCGCGCTCAAATTCGGTATCCTCGCTGAACTCGTTGGGAACTGTCATTCGATATGCAGATGCGGCTCCTTGGACCCATGGTTCCTCGTCCGAGCTAGGGCCGTCGCGCTCCCAGTCGTTTCGCTCCAGCCCCCCACACCAGGTTTCTTCCAGGGAGTCCAACTCGACCAGGCCCAGCGTTAGGGCTAGGAGCCATTCTCGTTCCGTCACTTCGTCTTCGGGTAGCGCCCCGCGCTCTGACATACGACAAGCTGTGGTAGACAGCGGCATGTTTATCCAGTATCCGATAATCAGGGTCCCTTCATCAACCGGCTCAAGAATTGAAAGCACGTCCAATTCGGCAGGCTCGGAGGACAATATGCATGAACCGACAGTAGATTATTCCTCGGACCGATTCAGATCACATCTCTCGACTGTGACGTCGCGATGGTCGGCCGAGGAAAATTCTGGCTTTGTTTCTCCTTCGAACAGTAACTCGAGAGCCGTATCACAAGAGCTTTCATTGCCGCCCGCGGCACTGACACGCCAAAGGCTTACCTCATCCTCCGTTTGGATGGTGAACGAGTCGGAGGATGACGAGTTTTTGGATAGTGTTGCTAGTTTACCACCGCGTCCCACCAACCCTGGTGTTCCCAACAGTCAatcttcaagctcaaggagcagcagcgtGCGGAGCAATCAGCGTCCCGGCACAAGCTCTAGCTTTATCTCGAGCGCTCTTCCTACGTGGGCCAAGTTCTATTATACGGTGGCAGAAGACGCTGGGAACTCTACACTCGCCCTGGTGGAGGAAAGTAGTAGTCGCCCGGCTCCAGCGCGACCTCCGACTTCCAACTCGAGTTATATCCAACGGATTGCCAGCGTCGTCACACGAGCCAGAACCTCCACCAATGAGTCTCGTGGTAGTGTCAACCAACAACCCATAGCCGATCTCCGGGACCCCCGAAGCCACTGGGCGAAAGACTCCGAAGTTTCTGTCTCAAGAACCACATCGACTCTTCACCGACTACGACATAGCTGGTCGCCCCACCTGTTTCCTGATAGACGTGTTGTTGCGCCAAAAACGAGCATTTGGCGTGCGCCATCTCTTGACTCTCGCACAGAACCGATCCTTGGGCGGCGAAACATCCAAGTCTGGTCCTTTTGCTTGGGATTCATCTGTCCTCTTA CATGGCTCATTGCCTCCTTTCTTCCACTGCCGAGAAAACCGGAAATGATAATGGAGGAAAACCAAGGACCTGACCTTGAAGCAACACTCAAGATGCGACTCTACGACCTTGAGCGGAGGCGGTATCTGAATGCTCGATGGTGGAGAAATCTCAATCGTTGGATGAACCCTCTGGGTCTAGTGATTATTGCTATCGTT GAACAACAGTAG
- a CDS encoding sucrase/ferredoxin-like domain-containing protein (transcript_id=CADANIAT00007299), whose translation MVTNSSFTPSSTVSCSPDTASAFLFPSFKYFPSIPVNVSDSPKTTTNLSTFVKAFLLPTQLSPMTETLPEPRHSELLRKPELASEFPDAVDIEHSPVILICGHGGRDMRCGVMAPILEEQFRKILESRGIYTPAGPDNDKFDRPDRAHIGLISHIGGHKYAGNVIIYIPKSMKYGDSSVAHPLAGRGIWYGRIEPKHVEGVVEETILGGRVLSDHFRGGIDHDGTILRL comes from the coding sequence ATGGTCACAAATTCCTCATTTACCCCTTCCTCCACGGTCTCTTGCTCTCCCGATACTGcctcggccttcttgtttCCTAGCTTCAAGTACTTCCCTTCAATACCGGTTAATGTCTCAGACTCGCCGAAAACGACCACCAACCTCTCCACTTTTGTAAAAGCGTTCCTACTTCCCACCCAACTCAGTCCGATGACAGAGACACTTCCCGAGCCGCGACATAGCGAGTTGCTCCGAAAGCCAGAGCTGGCATCAGAGTTCCCCGACGCTGTGGATATAGAGCATTCCCCGGTTATCTTGATATGCGGTCACGGAGGCCGTGATATGCGATGCGGAGTTATGGCGCCAATATTGGAAGAGCAGTTCCGAAAGATCTTGGAGTCCAGGGGTATATATACCCCAGCTGGTCCTGACAACGACAAGTTTGATCGCCCGGATCGTGCTCATATCGGGCTAATCAGTCATATCGGCGGACACAAATATGCTGGGAACGTCATCATTTATATCCCTAAAAGCATGAAGTATGGAGACTCGTCTGTGGCCCATCCGCTGGCCGGTAGAGGGATTTGGTATGGCCGCATCGAACCCAAACACGTTGAGGGCGTTGTGGAAGAAACTATCCTCGGGGGCAGAGTGCTATCAGATCATTTTAGGGGTGGGATAGACCATGACGGAACCATCTTGCGGCTATAG
- a CDS encoding SDR family oxidoreductase (transcript_id=CADANIAT00007304), with the protein MEFHNSPPRAATALSPSTAVSSREPKLQLPSTTDPPGPQNPPKPLVWLIFGATGHMGRSLVKTALSRDDLVAAVGRTFETSPQAMKKLEDEHENCLGLLCDVRARETVQQVIDRTIERFGRIDIIANCAGYGVIGACEDQDEYDIRDQFETNFTGTLNMIQLSLPHFRERRSGRYLIFSSTSGALGVPGLGPYCASKYAVEGLMESMLYEVDSFNIKTTLVEPGHMRRDDVGDLVSAEPFPSTDSVHNLSSPLPLYGHFLVKPPSEPYNTPTAPAAHAKRMLMWLGDKQPASAVKAAHLVWQLGHCSYPPLRLILGTYAVESIRDRLKCIIEEIEDWKYLSFPSMDQPVGSAGQGKDKPTPNVQEQEEEGRT; encoded by the exons ATGGAATTTCACAATTCCCCGCCGAGGGCGGCTACAGCTTTGTCGCCCTCTACAGCTGTTAGCAGTCGAGAACCGAAGCTCCAGCTTCCTTCGACAACTGACCCTCCAGGCCCGCAAAACCCGCCCAAACCGCTTGTCTGGCTG ATCTTTGGTGCAACTGGCCATATGGGCCGCTCCCTCGTGAAAACCGCCCTTTCGCGCGACGACCTGGTCGCAGCCGTCGGCCGCACATTCGAAACCAGCCCGCaagcaatgaagaagctcgaggacgAGCACGAAAATTGCCTCGGTCTACTCTGCGACGTGCGCGCCCGAGAGACGGTCCAGCAGGTAATTGACCGCACAATTGAGCGCTTCGGCCGTATCGATATCATCGCCAACTGCGCCGGGTATGGTGTCATCGGCGCCTGCGAAGACCAGGACGAATATGATATCCGCGACCAATTTGAGACAAACTTCACAGGGACACTTAACATGATTCAGTTATCGCTGCCCCATTTCCGTGAACGCCGCTCGGGCCGATATCTTATTTTCAGCTCAACCTCTGGCGCGCTCGGCGTGCCGGGACTGGGCCCGTACTGTGCTTCAAAGTATGCTGTTGAGGGACTCATGGAGAGTATGCTTTACGAAGTTGacagcttcaacatcaaGACTACGCTCGTGGAACCGGGCCATATGCGCCGCGATGACGTGGGGGATCTTGTCTCTGCTGAACCGTTCCCCAGTACGGACAGCGTGCATAACCTCTCTTCTCCATTACCGCTATATGGCCATTTCCTCGTAAAGCCGCCTAGTGAACCATATAACACGCCCACAGCGCCCGCAGCCCACGCAAAGCGGATGCTCATGTGGCTGGGTGATAAACAGCCCGCCAGCGCGGTCAAAGCGGCGCATTTGGTTTGGCAACTAGGTCATTGTTCTTATCCACCCCTGAGACTTATTCTGGGAACCTATGCAGTTGAGAGCATTCGGGACCGACTCAAGTGCATCatcgaggagattgaggattgGAAGTATCTTAGTTTCCCGTCTATGGATCAGCCGGTTGGCTCCGCTGGACAGGGGAAGGATAAGCCTACGCCGAAcgtgcaggagcaggaagaggagggaagaaCATGA